From the Halalkalicoccus sp. CGA53 genome, one window contains:
- a CDS encoding sulfatase: MTGKNVVVVVMDTTRAEETVPASGLTPTLSRLASEGSEFTRAFATAPWTLPSHASLFTGTYPSRHGAHGGHTYLDAEFETLAETFSNAGYETVGFSNNTWITAEFGFDRGFEALRKGWQLTEGGADFGDVIRQKTLAGKAQAVRRELFSGNPVRNALNAAYAQYTHRYGDDGAKRTVKRFGNWLDSRTDDRPFFAFVNCIEPHIDYRPPREYVEDRLPEGTSYEEALAVRQDPRAFDVEEYVLTEREFRILRALYRGEIAYLDDRIGELREALTSAGEWEDTLFVLTSDHGENVGEHGLFGHQYNLYETTIHVPLVIAGGAFDGGRRRDDLVQLVDLPPTLADETGIDAPHEQYQGRSVHPESDVEPRTEVIAEYVAPQPDRATLEARFGSVPEKGMFDRSLRAIRAGDHKLVRGSDGLLELYDLSEDPAERLNLADEERGVARGLGDALDVWADSFEHAASDGSVEMGEATERRLRELGYL, from the coding sequence ATGACGGGGAAGAACGTCGTCGTCGTGGTGATGGACACCACGAGAGCCGAGGAGACGGTCCCGGCGTCGGGGCTGACGCCGACGCTCTCGCGGCTCGCGAGCGAGGGATCCGAGTTCACGCGCGCCTTCGCGACCGCGCCGTGGACGCTCCCCTCGCACGCCTCGCTGTTCACGGGGACCTACCCGTCGAGACACGGCGCCCACGGCGGGCACACCTACCTCGACGCGGAGTTCGAGACGCTCGCGGAGACGTTCTCGAACGCGGGTTACGAGACGGTCGGCTTCTCGAACAACACCTGGATCACCGCGGAGTTCGGCTTCGACCGGGGGTTCGAGGCGCTGAGAAAGGGCTGGCAGCTCACCGAGGGGGGCGCTGACTTCGGCGACGTGATCCGCCAGAAGACGCTCGCGGGGAAGGCGCAGGCGGTCCGTCGGGAACTGTTCTCCGGCAACCCCGTACGGAACGCGCTCAACGCCGCCTACGCGCAGTACACTCACCGCTACGGCGACGACGGCGCGAAGCGGACCGTGAAGCGCTTCGGGAACTGGCTCGATTCGAGGACCGACGACCGGCCCTTCTTCGCGTTCGTCAACTGTATCGAACCTCACATCGACTACCGGCCGCCGCGCGAGTACGTCGAGGACCGTCTCCCAGAGGGGACGAGCTACGAGGAGGCGCTCGCGGTCCGTCAGGACCCGCGAGCGTTCGACGTGGAGGAGTACGTGCTCACCGAGCGCGAGTTCCGGATCCTCAGGGCGCTCTACCGCGGCGAGATCGCCTACCTCGACGACCGGATCGGCGAGCTCCGTGAAGCGCTCACCTCGGCGGGGGAGTGGGAGGACACCCTGTTCGTACTGACGAGCGACCACGGCGAGAACGTCGGCGAGCACGGGCTGTTCGGCCACCAGTACAACCTCTACGAGACGACGATCCACGTCCCGCTCGTGATCGCGGGCGGGGCGTTCGACGGCGGCCGCCGCAGGGACGACCTCGTCCAGCTGGTCGATCTGCCGCCGACGCTCGCGGACGAGACCGGGATCGACGCCCCGCACGAGCAGTACCAGGGTCGGTCGGTCCACCCGGAGAGCGACGTCGAACCCAGGACCGAGGTCATCGCGGAGTACGTCGCGCCACAGCCCGACCGGGCGACGCTCGAAGCGCGCTTCGGGTCGGTCCCGGAGAAGGGGATGTTCGACCGGTCGCTCCGCGCGATCCGGGCCGGGGACCACAAACTGGTCCGTGGCTCCGACGGCCTGCTCGAACTCTACGACCTCAGCGAGGACCCCGCGGAGCGACTGAACCTCGCGGACGAGGAGCGGGGGGTTGCCCGCGGCCTCGGCGACGCGCTCGACGTCTGGGCGGACTCGTTCGAGCACGCCGCGAGCGACGGCTCGGTCGAGATGGGCGAGGCGACCGAACGGCGCCTGCGGGAACTCGGGTATCTTTGA